Proteins found in one Magnolia sinica isolate HGM2019 chromosome 5, MsV1, whole genome shotgun sequence genomic segment:
- the LOC131245794 gene encoding eukaryotic translation initiation factor-like isoform X2 produces MADVGLESTAETVEQKQPHRLERKWTFWFDNQSKQPKQGAAWGTTLRKVYTFDTVEQFWCLYDQIFRPSKLLANADFHCFKAGIEPKWEDPECANGGKWTVTSSRKAGLDAMWLETLMALIGEQFDESDEICGVVASVRQRQDKLALWTKTATNEAAQMSIGRKWKEIIDFTDRITYSFHDDSRREKSARGGRYSV; encoded by the exons ATGGCAGATGTAGGGTTGGAATCGACGGCAGAGACGGTAGAGCAGAAGCAACCGCATAGGCTGGAGAGGAAATGGACGTTCTGGTTCGATAACCAGTCCAAGCAGCCAAAGCAAGGTGCCGCCTGGGGTACTACTCTTCGCAAGGTCTACACCTTCGACACCGTCGAACAGTTCTGGTg TTTGTATGACCAAATATTTCGACCTAGCAAGTTGCTGGCAAATGCCGACTTCCACTGCTTCAAAGCTGGGATCGAACCCAAATGGGAAGATCCTGAATGTGCGAATGGGGGCAAGTGGACTGTCACAAGTAGCAGAAAGGCAGGCCTTGATGCGATGTGGCTTGAAACG TTGATGGCCCTGATTGGAGAGCAGTTTGATGAGAGTGATGAGATCTGTGGTGTCGTTGCAAGTGTGCGTCAAAGGCAGGACAAGCTTGCGCTGTGGACTAAGACAGCGACGAATGAAGCTGCTCAG ATGAGCATTGGAAGGAAGTGGAAGGAGATCATTGATTTCACTGATAGGATTACTTACAGCTTTCAT GATGATTCGAGAAGGGAAAAATCAGCCAGGGGTGGTCGATACAGCGTCTGA
- the LOC131245794 gene encoding eukaryotic translation initiation factor-like isoform X1, whose protein sequence is MADVGLESTAETVEQKQPHRLERKWTFWFDNQSKQPKQGAAWGTTLRKVYTFDTVEQFWCLYDQIFRPSKLLANADFHCFKAGIEPKWEDPECANGGKWTVTSSRKAGLDAMWLETLMALIGEQFDESDEICGVVASVRQRQDKLALWTKTATNEAAQMSIGRKWKEIIDFTDRITYSFHDDSRREKSARGGRYSV, encoded by the exons ATGGCAGATGTAGGGTTGGAATCGACGGCAGAGACGGTAGAGCAGAAGCAACCGCATAGGCTGGAGAGGAAATGGACGTTCTGGTTCGATAACCAGTCCAAGCAGCCAAAGCAAGGTGCCGCCTGGGGTACTACTCTTCGCAAGGTCTACACCTTCGACACCGTCGAACAGTTCTGGTg TTTGTATGACCAAATATTTCGACCCAGCAAGTTGCTGGCAAATGCTGACTTCCACTGCTTCAAAGCTGGGATCGAACCCAAATGGGAAGATCCTGAATGTGCGAATGGGGGCAAGTGGACTGTCACAAGTAGCAGAAAGGCAGGCCTTGATGCGATGTGGCTCGAAACG TTGATGGCCCTGATCGGAGAGCAGTTTGATGAGAGTGATGAGATCTGTGGCGTCGTTGCAAGTGTGCGTCAAAGGCAGGACAAGCTTGCGCTGTGGACTAAGACAGCTACGAATGAAGCTGCTCAG ATGAGCATTGGAAGGAAGTGGAAGGAGATCATTGATTTCACTGATAGGATTACTTACAGCTTTCAT GATGATTCGAGAAGGGAAAAATCAGCCAGGGGTGGTCGATACAGCGTCTGA